One Magnetococcus sp. PR-3 genomic region harbors:
- the mamH gene encoding magnetosome biogenesis transporter MamH translates to MSVSPIILERHHNTLYLIVALTMVFMTLVLATQPLFLRNVLDIGRENAGFVNANIQVITEILDLALVGYLGYLSDRFGRIPIIMWGFLVAGITALLAPLSGWLGVVLGIDALAIFYLARIMMSLGTAAVWPQLSTLTGDYTTKKSRPGLLAKVGFMMAFGATLVYAVLMQLPKYVGVEVVMLIPAIVALLGAWLVRQFLVETATKLESSSFPLKRVVGLVKTRKELRLSFLAAFTSRNDMVLIGLFLMTWFIYFGDLVPGVDHNQAAARAGFVIGFIGLMVLVSIPLWGWFIRRHGRVEAVILGLLLSGLGFLGFSLIINPMTWWSLLPALFVGLGQAGCLLAPQILALDNAEPEIRGSIMGAFNTAGCIGIIFFLQIGGFLFDYMSPTAPLMFTGMANLLIMVYGLGVKNWRSQEKKGDDPILDYEP, encoded by the coding sequence ATGTCTGTATCCCCCATTATTCTTGAGCGTCATCACAATACGCTCTATCTGATTGTGGCCCTAACCATGGTGTTCATGACCCTGGTGCTGGCCACCCAGCCGTTGTTTCTACGCAATGTGCTGGATATCGGGCGGGAGAATGCGGGATTCGTCAATGCCAATATTCAGGTCATTACCGAGATTCTGGATCTGGCGCTGGTGGGTTACCTGGGCTATCTCTCCGACCGCTTTGGCCGTATCCCCATCATCATGTGGGGGTTTCTGGTGGCGGGGATCACCGCGCTGCTGGCCCCCCTGAGTGGCTGGTTGGGGGTGGTGCTGGGCATCGATGCGCTGGCCATCTTCTATCTTGCGCGGATTATGATGTCTCTGGGGACCGCAGCGGTGTGGCCTCAGCTCTCCACCCTGACCGGGGACTACACCACCAAGAAAAGCCGTCCGGGACTGCTGGCAAAAGTGGGCTTTATGATGGCCTTCGGGGCCACCCTGGTCTACGCGGTGTTGATGCAGTTACCCAAGTATGTGGGGGTGGAGGTGGTGATGCTTATACCGGCCATCGTTGCCCTGTTGGGGGCTTGGCTGGTGCGCCAGTTCCTGGTGGAGACCGCCACCAAACTGGAGTCCAGCTCCTTCCCTTTGAAACGGGTGGTGGGGCTGGTCAAGACGCGTAAAGAGTTGCGCCTAAGCTTTCTGGCCGCCTTTACCTCCCGCAACGACATGGTGCTCATCGGACTGTTCCTGATGACCTGGTTTATCTACTTTGGCGATCTGGTGCCAGGGGTGGATCATAACCAGGCCGCCGCCAGGGCTGGTTTTGTCATTGGCTTTATTGGTCTGATGGTGCTGGTAAGTATTCCGTTGTGGGGTTGGTTTATTCGCCGCCATGGCCGGGTTGAAGCGGTGATTCTGGGATTGCTGCTCAGCGGCCTTGGCTTTTTGGGGTTCAGCCTGATTATTAATCCTATGACCTGGTGGTCACTGCTGCCAGCACTGTTTGTAGGGTTGGGGCAGGCGGGGTGTCTGCTGGCACCACAGATTTTGGCCCTGGACAATGCCGAGCCGGAGATTCGCGGCTCCATTATGGGGGCGTTTAATACGGCGGGCTGTATTGGGATTATCTTTTTCCTGCAGATCGGTGGCTTTCTGTTTGACTATATGAGTCCCACCGCACCGCTGATGTTTACCGGTATGGCCAATCTACTGATCATGGTCTACGGCTTGGGCGTAAAGAACTGGCGCAGCCAGGAGAAGAAAGGCGACGATCCGATTCTGGATTATGAGCCGTAA
- the mamI gene encoding magnetosome protein MamI, which produces MPSIIFGLIAISLGLWGLSAWWWSVVEFLRGFVPIGLVFLGFIALGAGVTRLREVDEQIVDSEPTAAESVQESTRE; this is translated from the coding sequence ATGCCCAGCATCATCTTTGGCTTGATCGCCATCTCCCTAGGACTGTGGGGGCTCTCCGCCTGGTGGTGGTCCGTGGTGGAATTTTTGCGCGGATTTGTGCCCATCGGTCTGGTTTTTCTGGGCTTTATTGCTCTGGGGGCCGGTGTGACACGTCTGCGTGAAGTGGATGAGCAGATTGTGGATTCCGAGCCTACGGCAGCGGAATCGGTTCAAGAGTCTACCCGAGAGTAA
- a CDS encoding trypsin-like peptidase domain-containing protein, producing MTPEQDPSCGKHYLKYLYMVWVGSFLLMLGSYWWIDYQAKQEMALAKANGSAVQQPAQNRGPNSTGQGLVNPGTQGGGNAAALPVALNQPLMAPGGGELSIPQNVTGPAPFARVAKFMMPSVVNVSATTMRPGDPNKKTKTGLQFANPFSGMATESIGSGVVVTEDGYILSNFHVVENAKQVFVTLFNDQGTVKLPAEIVTLDSRRDLALLKVEADNPLQPAPLGDSKLVNVGDPAIAIGSPFGLDQTVSQGIISGKRKAVNIGGTVHRNLLQTDAAINRGNSGGPLVGADGSVIGVNTAIYTTTSAFSGVGFAVPSNAAREFLEERIQLPNVTPINGTMMPVAAQNAPPIPSDAVLTHDDRGPCENCHQILPPAGGGQPVAARPPPPIPSDAVMPHGDRGPCENCHQILPAGGTGQPIAMQRGPGMGQGMGQHRNRADRMFSFDPNGAFALPAAATTMKESPTLAPAELVAMVTSGVGATFQVLNVDLAAKLGSPYPKGLVVDQVKAGSSAEQAGLKKGDVLIKANGKWLESLESLAELIQAGNQEIRLSVVRDGRREELLIGVARLQAGPGAQMQPVAMNQQAGMPLAQMGNNLQQPMAPSMPPPMAPSAQGQNWNGAMQGGGMQNGATPAWQTNGTAPRANRAAPKPVPTEFEWMGMEIIPITSARMNRQPMLKGKSGGLITDMGAASPAMRAGVQRNDVVVAINGQAVSDGRSIDKAIKAAKGRQWALLEIERNGTRMFVKVQ from the coding sequence ATGACACCCGAGCAAGATCCCAGCTGCGGGAAACACTACCTGAAATACCTCTATATGGTATGGGTTGGTTCGTTTCTGCTGATGTTGGGCAGTTATTGGTGGATCGACTATCAGGCTAAACAGGAGATGGCGTTGGCTAAGGCCAACGGCTCTGCGGTCCAGCAGCCTGCACAGAACCGTGGTCCGAACTCTACTGGCCAAGGCCTGGTTAATCCAGGCACTCAGGGGGGCGGTAACGCTGCTGCATTGCCGGTGGCGCTGAACCAGCCTCTCATGGCGCCTGGTGGCGGAGAGCTGTCCATTCCTCAGAATGTGACCGGTCCGGCCCCCTTTGCCCGGGTGGCCAAGTTCATGATGCCCAGTGTGGTTAACGTCAGTGCCACCACCATGCGACCTGGGGATCCCAACAAAAAGACCAAGACAGGATTGCAGTTTGCAAATCCTTTCAGTGGTATGGCGACCGAGAGTATTGGCTCCGGCGTGGTGGTCACTGAGGATGGTTACATCCTGAGTAATTTCCATGTGGTGGAGAATGCTAAACAGGTGTTCGTGACTCTGTTCAATGATCAGGGTACCGTTAAACTGCCTGCCGAGATTGTCACCCTGGACTCCCGCCGGGATCTGGCGCTGCTGAAGGTGGAAGCAGATAATCCGTTGCAGCCTGCACCCCTGGGAGATAGTAAGCTGGTCAACGTTGGTGATCCGGCCATCGCCATTGGTAGCCCCTTTGGGCTGGACCAGACCGTTAGTCAGGGTATTATCTCCGGTAAGCGTAAGGCGGTGAACATCGGTGGTACAGTGCATCGTAACCTTCTACAGACCGATGCTGCGATCAACCGTGGCAACTCCGGTGGTCCTTTGGTGGGGGCTGATGGTAGCGTCATTGGTGTGAACACTGCTATTTACACCACCACCAGCGCCTTCTCCGGGGTGGGTTTTGCGGTACCTTCCAATGCAGCCCGCGAGTTTTTGGAAGAGCGTATCCAGTTGCCCAACGTCACACCCATCAACGGTACCATGATGCCGGTAGCGGCTCAGAATGCGCCGCCCATCCCGTCAGATGCGGTATTGACCCACGATGATCGTGGTCCCTGCGAAAATTGCCACCAGATTTTGCCTCCAGCCGGTGGTGGTCAGCCTGTGGCTGCCCGCCCGCCACCGCCTATCCCTTCGGATGCGGTGATGCCCCATGGGGATCGTGGTCCCTGTGAAAACTGTCACCAGATCCTGCCAGCCGGTGGTACAGGCCAACCGATAGCTATGCAGCGTGGTCCCGGTATGGGGCAGGGCATGGGCCAGCATCGTAACCGTGCCGACCGCATGTTCTCCTTCGATCCCAACGGTGCCTTTGCGCTGCCAGCAGCAGCCACCACTATGAAAGAGAGTCCCACCCTGGCCCCGGCGGAGTTGGTGGCCATGGTTACCAGCGGTGTTGGGGCGACCTTCCAGGTTCTCAATGTGGATCTGGCGGCTAAACTGGGCTCTCCCTATCCTAAAGGGTTGGTTGTGGACCAGGTAAAGGCTGGTTCCAGTGCGGAGCAGGCGGGTTTGAAAAAAGGGGATGTCTTGATCAAGGCCAATGGCAAATGGCTTGAGTCCCTGGAGAGTCTGGCGGAGTTGATCCAAGCCGGTAACCAAGAAATTCGTCTTTCGGTGGTGCGTGATGGCCGCCGGGAAGAGTTGCTCATCGGTGTAGCCCGTCTGCAGGCGGGCCCCGGTGCCCAGATGCAACCGGTGGCCATGAATCAGCAGGCTGGGATGCCCCTAGCGCAGATGGGTAATAATCTGCAGCAGCCCATGGCACCTTCCATGCCCCCCCCCATGGCACCTTCGGCCCAGGGTCAGAACTGGAACGGCGCTATGCAGGGTGGCGGTATGCAAAATGGCGCAACACCTGCATGGCAAACCAATGGTACCGCACCCAGAGCAAACCGGGCCGCACCCAAACCGGTTCCCACCGAGTTTGAGTGGATGGGGATGGAGATTATTCCCATCACATCGGCCCGTATGAACCGCCAGCCCATGTTGAAGGGCAAGAGTGGTGGTTTGATCACCGATATGGGTGCCGCTTCGCCGGCCATGCGTGCCGGGGTGCAGCGTAACGATGTGGTGGTGGCCATCAATGGGCAGGCTGTCAGTGACGGTCGCTCCATCGATAAGGCCATCAAGGCTGCCAAAGGACGGCAGTGGGCTCTGCTGGAAATTGAGCGCAACGGAACAAGGATGTTCGTCAAGGTACAGTGA
- the mamK gene encoding MamK family actin-like protein, which yields MQSPAGNDKQLFVGIDLGTSRTAIMTRRGVKTMVRSVVGYPKDIIGVKILNNTVVVGQEALDNQAYLNLYYPLADGVLKETSEKDEMAAKELLQYVINQAQPQGDEQILGIVGVPARTSIYNKSQLLKITDELMNMSMVVSEPFMVAYGLDKLNNAIVIDIGAGTIDICAMKGTVPSDKDQITLLKGGNYVDEVFTHAIAESYPDVQITSYIAQKIKEKHGFVGEPTEEVVVNLRAGGKPMLHDVTRELRFACETVIPDILESVEKLVLSFDPENQQEALKNIILAGGGSNMIGLDAALSEGLKEYGKVNVSRVADPDFAGAAGALKLATELPTEYWNQVGDIVGG from the coding sequence ATGCAGTCTCCTGCAGGTAATGATAAGCAACTGTTTGTCGGTATTGATCTGGGGACTTCCCGTACGGCCATTATGACCCGGCGTGGCGTCAAGACCATGGTACGTTCCGTGGTTGGCTATCCTAAAGATATCATCGGTGTGAAGATTCTGAACAACACCGTGGTGGTGGGGCAGGAGGCGCTGGATAACCAGGCCTATCTGAATCTCTACTACCCCCTGGCCGATGGTGTGCTCAAAGAGACCAGCGAAAAGGATGAAATGGCGGCCAAGGAGCTGCTGCAGTATGTCATTAATCAGGCTCAGCCCCAGGGCGATGAGCAGATTCTTGGCATCGTTGGCGTACCAGCCCGCACCTCCATCTACAACAAGAGCCAACTGCTCAAGATCACCGATGAGCTGATGAACATGTCCATGGTGGTCTCCGAGCCCTTCATGGTCGCTTATGGTCTGGACAAGCTCAACAACGCCATTGTCATCGACATCGGTGCTGGTACCATCGACATCTGCGCCATGAAGGGTACCGTGCCTTCGGACAAGGATCAGATTACCCTGCTCAAGGGTGGCAACTATGTGGATGAGGTGTTTACCCACGCCATTGCTGAATCCTATCCCGATGTACAGATTACCTCCTACATCGCCCAGAAGATCAAAGAAAAACACGGCTTTGTAGGCGAGCCTACTGAAGAGGTGGTGGTCAATCTGCGTGCGGGTGGTAAACCCATGTTGCACGATGTCACCCGCGAGTTGCGTTTCGCCTGTGAGACGGTGATTCCCGATATTCTGGAGAGTGTGGAGAAGCTGGTGCTCTCCTTCGATCCCGAGAATCAGCAGGAAGCGCTGAAGAACATCATCCTCGCCGGTGGTGGCAGCAACATGATCGGTCTGGATGCGGCCCTGTCGGAGGGGCTTAAAGAGTATGGTAAGGTCAATGTTTCCCGTGTGGCCGACCCCGACTTTGCTGGTGCTGCTGGTGCTCTGAAGCTGGCAACCGAGCTGCCCACGGAGTACTGGAATCAGGTTGGTGATATCGTAGGCGGATGA
- a CDS encoding LapA family protein — MFRLLLSLIITFFLLIFSSQNMHDVEVRFVFGEPVEMPLILALAGAFIGGFGIATFSFLVQSASGSKKKDVDEF, encoded by the coding sequence TTGTTCAGGCTGTTACTATCACTGATCATCACCTTTTTTCTGCTGATCTTCTCCTCGCAAAACATGCATGATGTTGAGGTTCGCTTTGTCTTTGGCGAACCGGTGGAAATGCCACTGATCCTGGCCCTGGCCGGTGCCTTTATCGGCGGCTTTGGTATTGCCACCTTCAGCTTTCTGGTGCAGAGTGCCTCTGGGAGCAAAAAAAAGGATGTGGATGAGTTTTAA
- the mamM gene encoding magnetosome biogenesis CDF transporter MamM, whose amino-acid sequence MRYSKCIVCYEMIGWVGLLVNLVLSTMKIFVGIISGSHALLADALYSGKDVITSALIIVGLKVSNQPIDEKHPFGHGKIEFLLSLIVSFVLLGITGWLLFNVATVLLEGEHKAPHMIALWAAIISIVVNLFFWGYTRCVAFEINSPMVQTLAKHHHADGISSMAVALGIIGSHYLGVPWLDSVVAVGESIHLLILGGEVFWDSVQGLMDQSGTKETNNEIRRRANEIKGVEMVEEVRTRRVGQELWISINIGVTPDIDIGEAKIIADRVEEHVADTIPHVGDVNVHFISLPGSVPEFGEVEEDLDKLAKLRETAQQDEILADDEVLTDPAKS is encoded by the coding sequence ATGCGTTACTCAAAATGCATCGTCTGCTATGAGATGATTGGATGGGTGGGGTTGCTGGTCAACCTGGTGCTCTCCACCATGAAAATTTTTGTGGGGATCATTTCCGGCTCCCACGCGCTGCTGGCGGATGCCCTCTACTCCGGTAAGGATGTCATTACCTCAGCCCTGATTATCGTGGGGTTGAAGGTCTCCAATCAGCCCATTGATGAAAAGCACCCCTTTGGCCACGGTAAGATTGAGTTTCTGCTCTCCCTGATCGTTAGCTTTGTGCTGCTGGGCATCACTGGCTGGCTGCTTTTTAATGTGGCCACGGTGCTGCTGGAGGGGGAGCATAAAGCGCCCCATATGATCGCCTTATGGGCAGCGATTATCTCGATTGTGGTCAATCTATTCTTCTGGGGTTACACCCGCTGTGTGGCCTTTGAGATTAACAGTCCTATGGTGCAGACCCTGGCCAAACACCACCATGCCGACGGTATCTCCTCCATGGCGGTGGCCCTTGGTATCATTGGTTCTCACTACTTGGGTGTGCCGTGGCTCGATAGTGTGGTGGCGGTGGGTGAGAGCATTCATCTGCTGATTCTTGGTGGTGAGGTGTTCTGGGATTCGGTGCAGGGTTTGATGGACCAGTCCGGCACCAAGGAGACCAATAATGAGATCCGTCGCCGTGCCAATGAGATCAAGGGTGTGGAGATGGTCGAAGAGGTCCGTACCCGTCGTGTTGGTCAGGAGTTGTGGATCTCCATCAATATCGGCGTGACCCCGGATATCGATATCGGAGAGGCCAAGATAATAGCCGATCGGGTGGAGGAGCATGTGGCAGACACCATACCCCATGTGGGGGATGTCAATGTGCACTTTATCTCCTTACCCGGTTCGGTACCGGAGTTTGGTGAGGTGGAAGAGGATCTTGACAAGCTGGCTAAGCTCCGTGAGACCGCCCAACAGGATGAGATCCTGGCGGACGATGAGGTTTTGACTGATCCGGCCAAGAGTTGA
- the mamO gene encoding magnetosome protein MamO: MAFSPMKKKAAKKLNVPFCRQSWRIPAVILTLACLATFAWGFHLLSDHRDQLGKLSYLPDMRAGGAPNHVLPGSGQGVALGNGQAQGMPAAMANAPVQSASALVRSSVVSLFVALNKGGNLNPVGSGVLVNAKGYVVTAAHLVNGGVSIKARVATPAGRKEYQARVVKIIPEHDLAVVKLITRDSFPYLTPTDTRTYPQGFPLVAWGDGLQRNIISQSGSITGAPVSLRVTGDPYRGLVPLNAVYHWSQSGGPVVDAQGTLLGVGVMFQENNGTVRGFLIPGYLIRAHFRDVLELAPPVGNGMQPRASLGGGPNVAPPVMQVVAAQGPPGGGAVNSVGQTQAPPDTSSRPSDAWWENARNLMHDQFNLHLPSSPFDFSWLSLDSNSAHSQQNQIFGYPVSTFFGLILLGLVAGISGGMMTMGGGIIKVTGLMMVFGYGLVLVRPVAYLTNIFMYGAASLRYKRSGTIHWPALKPLIPWVIAGVVVGYFIGNVLDAFVIRMLLGLFATALGLKMVVEIWDHHRHGIDDEVDRIKRFQERAHIDSRWLREGILGLPMGLISGILGITGGVVEVPLQRYINGVPMRMAIANSAVLVFFASIVGSVVAMWHGISSGAFEAETPLIMALILLPGSYLGGMIGAWLTTVVPMYLLRWVYAVLMFVVSIRMFVV, from the coding sequence ATGGCATTTTCACCCATGAAGAAAAAAGCCGCTAAAAAATTGAATGTGCCCTTTTGCCGTCAGAGCTGGCGCATTCCTGCTGTGATCCTGACGCTGGCCTGTCTGGCCACCTTCGCGTGGGGTTTCCATCTGCTCAGTGATCATCGTGATCAACTGGGTAAGCTCAGCTATCTGCCTGATATGCGTGCTGGTGGGGCGCCCAACCATGTACTGCCTGGTAGTGGTCAGGGCGTGGCCCTTGGCAACGGTCAGGCGCAAGGTATGCCTGCAGCCATGGCCAACGCGCCGGTTCAGTCGGCCTCGGCACTGGTACGCTCTTCGGTGGTAAGCCTGTTTGTGGCCTTGAACAAGGGCGGCAACCTTAACCCGGTGGGTTCTGGGGTGCTGGTTAACGCCAAGGGCTACGTGGTTACCGCGGCCCATTTGGTTAACGGTGGTGTCTCCATCAAGGCCCGTGTGGCCACCCCTGCAGGACGTAAAGAGTATCAAGCCCGTGTGGTTAAGATCATACCGGAACACGATCTGGCGGTGGTCAAGCTGATCACCCGCGATAGCTTTCCCTACCTAACCCCCACCGATACCCGTACCTATCCTCAAGGGTTCCCACTGGTGGCTTGGGGGGATGGCTTGCAGCGTAACATCATCTCTCAGAGTGGCAGCATTACCGGTGCGCCGGTGAGTTTGAGAGTGACCGGCGATCCCTACCGGGGGTTGGTGCCGCTGAACGCTGTCTATCACTGGTCCCAGAGTGGTGGTCCGGTGGTGGATGCCCAGGGTACCCTGCTGGGTGTTGGGGTGATGTTTCAGGAGAACAACGGCACGGTGCGGGGCTTTTTGATTCCCGGCTATCTGATTCGCGCCCACTTCCGGGATGTGTTGGAGTTGGCCCCGCCGGTTGGCAACGGTATGCAGCCTCGGGCCTCGCTGGGAGGCGGGCCCAATGTGGCCCCACCAGTGATGCAGGTGGTGGCGGCCCAGGGGCCACCGGGGGGAGGCGCGGTGAACTCCGTGGGGCAGACCCAGGCACCTCCGGACACCAGTAGTCGCCCATCGGACGCCTGGTGGGAAAACGCCAGAAACCTCATGCATGACCAGTTCAACCTGCACCTCCCTTCCTCTCCCTTCGATTTCTCCTGGCTCTCCCTAGACTCCAATAGCGCCCATAGTCAACAAAACCAGATCTTCGGTTATCCGGTCAGTACCTTCTTTGGGCTGATACTGTTGGGACTGGTTGCAGGCATTAGCGGCGGTATGATGACCATGGGGGGAGGGATCATCAAGGTAACGGGTTTGATGATGGTGTTTGGTTATGGATTGGTGCTGGTGCGTCCGGTGGCCTATCTGACAAATATTTTTATGTATGGTGCAGCATCACTGCGCTATAAACGTTCGGGAACCATTCACTGGCCTGCGCTCAAACCGTTGATCCCTTGGGTGATCGCTGGCGTAGTGGTGGGTTACTTTATTGGTAATGTGCTTGATGCCTTCGTCATTCGCATGCTGCTGGGGTTGTTTGCCACGGCGCTGGGTCTGAAGATGGTGGTGGAGATCTGGGATCACCATCGTCATGGCATTGATGATGAGGTAGACCGCATTAAACGTTTCCAGGAGCGTGCCCACATCGATAGCCGCTGGTTGCGGGAGGGGATCCTGGGGCTGCCCATGGGCTTGATCAGCGGCATTCTGGGTATTACCGGTGGTGTGGTCGAGGTGCCCTTGCAGCGCTATATTAATGGGGTGCCCATGCGCATGGCCATCGCCAATAGTGCGGTGCTGGTCTTTTTCGCCTCCATCGTCGGTTCGGTGGTGGCGATGTGGCACGGTATCTCCAGCGGAGCCTTTGAAGCGGAAACCCCGCTTATCATGGCCCTTATCTTATTGCCTGGATCGTACCTGGGTGGTATGATCGGCGCTTGGCTCACAACCGTCGTGCCGATGTACCTGTTGCGCTGGGTATATGCCGTTCTAATGTTTGTTGTCTCCATTCGGATGTTCGTTGTATGA
- the mamP gene encoding magnetosome magnetite formation protein MamP produces the protein MKLKGTTIVALGMLVVAIMVLASMIDLPGSDMSVTPAPPETPRGAPIVGSQGQAMGLPVAMQRRRGEQRAPVPALSDANGGFVAPNVQFSEAHWQGMEALPLSIELKRKLKLPLDLEGLLIDETSLNAAVSGMLAGDVLVAINGRKVKTLKKMQKETRRVQMDRRASLTVYRKGRLLTLTLSEEKNLGLAQVETAPMILPGDIMPHPYRGPCTQCHAIGTTGHITPDPDGIVLPPGPIRAGAKMPHRDRGPCAACHAIIQ, from the coding sequence ATGAAGCTCAAGGGAACCACCATCGTTGCACTGGGTATGTTGGTGGTCGCCATCATGGTGCTGGCCAGTATGATCGATCTACCCGGATCGGATATGTCGGTGACCCCGGCCCCGCCTGAGACACCGCGGGGTGCCCCCATTGTGGGCAGCCAGGGGCAAGCCATGGGCCTGCCGGTGGCCATGCAGCGACGCCGTGGTGAACAGCGGGCACCGGTACCGGCGCTCTCTGATGCCAACGGAGGGTTCGTGGCACCTAATGTGCAGTTCTCCGAGGCCCACTGGCAGGGCATGGAGGCGCTGCCGTTGAGTATTGAGCTAAAACGTAAATTAAAACTGCCCCTGGATCTGGAGGGGCTGTTGATTGATGAGACTAGCCTGAATGCCGCCGTTAGCGGTATGTTGGCCGGGGATGTGTTGGTGGCCATCAATGGCCGCAAGGTCAAGACTTTGAAGAAGATGCAGAAAGAGACTCGGCGGGTGCAGATGGACCGCCGCGCCAGTCTGACCGTATACCGTAAAGGGCGGCTGTTGACCCTGACTCTGAGCGAGGAGAAAAACCTCGGCTTGGCTCAGGTGGAGACCGCGCCGATGATTTTACCTGGGGATATCATGCCCCACCCGTACCGTGGGCCGTGTACACAGTGTCACGCCATCGGTACAACCGGGCACATCACGCCCGATCCGGACGGAATCGTCCTGCCCCCTGGCCCGATTCGGGCGGGAGCCAAAATGCCGCATAGAGACCGAGGTCCCTGTGCGGCTTGCCATGCCATCATTCAGTGA
- the mamA gene encoding magnetosome protein MamA, with protein MGSRPTKGTIWDEVGFFGHTVSMVLKRSTGAAIRWFDDTFSVDHDYRSEYFRDKGIKYAKQGRYTHAAEVLEDVVQSNPDDFDAGFHLAFCYLKLEKIQSGVQLLSYFYARGHTEAKVSSILGMALIQSEQYEEAVEVLKSAMADNPDNFNIHYRLGLALDHLERYEEALEAFQGAMKLRPEEPRVYRSIGFAMEQLGMRDQAVQLFKRAAQLEEGRSA; from the coding sequence ATGGGAAGCAGACCGACCAAAGGTACAATCTGGGATGAAGTGGGCTTTTTTGGTCACACAGTGAGCATGGTTTTGAAGCGCTCCACCGGTGCCGCAATCCGCTGGTTCGATGATACCTTCAGCGTGGATCATGACTATCGTTCCGAATATTTCCGCGATAAGGGCATCAAATACGCCAAGCAGGGGCGCTATACCCATGCGGCGGAGGTGCTTGAAGATGTGGTGCAGAGCAATCCCGATGATTTCGATGCGGGATTCCATCTGGCTTTTTGCTACCTGAAACTGGAGAAGATCCAGTCTGGGGTGCAGCTGCTCAGCTACTTCTATGCACGCGGCCACACCGAAGCTAAAGTCTCCTCCATTCTGGGTATGGCTCTGATTCAGAGTGAGCAGTATGAGGAGGCGGTGGAGGTGCTTAAGAGTGCCATGGCCGATAACCCAGATAACTTTAATATCCACTACCGTCTGGGTCTGGCTCTGGACCATCTGGAGCGTTATGAAGAGGCTTTGGAGGCGTTTCAGGGTGCCATGAAGCTGCGCCCGGAAGAGCCCCGTGTCTACCGCTCCATCGGTTTTGCTATGGAGCAGTTGGGCATGCGTGATCAGGCGGTACAGCTGTTTAAGCGGGCCGCCCAGTTGGAAGAGGGGCGCAGCGCTTAA